The Streptomyces sp. Alt3 genome has a segment encoding these proteins:
- a CDS encoding peroxiredoxin: MLTVGDKFPEFDLTACVSLESGKEFEQINHKTYEGQWKIVFAWPKDFTFVCPTEIAAFGKLNDEFADRDAQVLGFSGDSEFVHHAWRKDHPDLTDLPFPMLADSKHELMRDLGIEGEDGFAQRAVFIVDQNNEIQFTMVTAGSVGRNPKEVLRVLDALQTDELCPCNWTKGENTLDPVALLSGE; the protein is encoded by the coding sequence GTGCTCACTGTCGGTGACAAGTTCCCCGAGTTCGACCTGACCGCTTGCGTGTCGCTGGAGAGCGGCAAGGAGTTCGAGCAGATCAACCACAAGACCTACGAGGGTCAGTGGAAGATCGTCTTCGCGTGGCCGAAGGACTTCACCTTCGTGTGCCCCACCGAGATCGCCGCCTTCGGCAAGCTGAACGACGAGTTCGCCGACCGTGACGCGCAGGTCCTGGGCTTCTCCGGCGACTCCGAGTTCGTGCACCACGCCTGGCGCAAGGACCACCCGGACCTGACCGACCTGCCCTTCCCGATGCTGGCCGACTCGAAGCACGAGCTCATGCGTGACCTCGGCATCGAGGGCGAGGACGGCTTCGCCCAGCGCGCCGTCTTCATCGTCGACCAGAACAACGAGATCCAGTTCACGATGGTGACCGCCGGTTCCGTGGGCCGTAACCCCAAGGAGGTCCTGCGGGTCCTCGACGCCCTGCAGACCGACGAGCTCTGCCCCTGCAACTGGACCAAGGGCGAGAACACCCTCGACCCGGTCGCCCTCCTCTCCGGCGAGTGA
- a CDS encoding alkyl hydroperoxide reductase, whose amino-acid sequence MALDELKSAIPDFAKDLKLNLGSVIGNSELPQQQLWGTVLACAIASRSPRVLRELEPEAKANLSAEAYTAAKSAAAIMAMNNVFYRTRHLLSDPEYGNLRAGLRMNVIGKPGVEKVDFELWSLAVSAINGCGQCLDSHEQVLRKAGVDRETIQEAVKIASVIQAVGVTLDSEAVLAGQ is encoded by the coding sequence ATGGCACTCGACGAACTGAAGTCCGCCATACCGGACTTCGCCAAGGATCTGAAGCTGAACCTCGGCTCGGTCATCGGCAACAGCGAGCTCCCCCAGCAGCAGCTGTGGGGCACCGTCCTGGCCTGCGCGATCGCCTCGCGTTCGCCGAGGGTGCTGCGCGAGCTGGAGCCGGAGGCCAAGGCCAACCTCTCCGCCGAGGCGTACACGGCTGCGAAGTCGGCAGCGGCGATCATGGCGATGAACAACGTCTTCTACCGCACCCGGCACCTGCTGTCGGACCCCGAGTACGGGAACCTCCGTGCCGGTCTGCGGATGAACGTCATCGGCAAGCCGGGCGTGGAGAAGGTCGACTTCGAGCTGTGGTCGCTCGCCGTCTCCGCGATCAACGGCTGCGGCCAGTGCCTGGACTCGCACGAGCAGGTGCTGCGCAAGGCCGGCGTCGACCGTGAGACCATCCAGGAAGCCGTCAAGATCGCTTCGGTGATCCAGGCGGTCGGCGTGACCCTCGACTCCGAGGCCGTACTCGCCGGGCAGTGA